A window of the Myripristis murdjan chromosome 15, fMyrMur1.1, whole genome shotgun sequence genome harbors these coding sequences:
- the abch1 gene encoding ABC transporter G family member 20, with amino-acid sequence MKADLEAPPCPEPEGLAIRCRDVCRSYGKLKVLSNLNLTVPQGHIYGLLGPSGCGKTTLLKCIVGTLKISWGHISVLGKPPAFPGHEVPGRMVGYMPQDLALYNEFTISDTLTFFGRIHGLTSKDTQARMNFLIDFLDLPQKHSLVRNLSGGQRRRVSLGAALLQNPELLILDEPTVGVDPVLRAKIWQHLVEIVKTGKVSVIITTHYIEEARQANVVGLMRNGRLLAEGPPEAVMKQHSASTLEHAFLQLCETSDQVGSTPQSRVLEDSQSFESGRDESRPILGVGLESTDEIPKYSVDWKVRVRHVLPKWRNIAALMIKTMVRMKRMPGSLCFQFLLPVIQISLMCLCIGGDPKGIQVAVVNNETSPSSYSYSLLSFLDNSSVEQVPLSHAEAFTGIYNGEYWGVIGFSKNFTSYLTKRMLQHQVSRDVVDGGSVHVWLDLTNRQIAIMLQKKIHEAFEAFVDNKLGSMAYLVALPIKFEEPVYGSQNTDFTTFVTPGAVLSITFYLAVGLTALSFVLERKEGLLDRCWVAGVSSLETMLAHLFSQLFVISVQIILLLLFILLVFKIPNEGSIVLVVALIVLQGVTGISFGLVISAAIDDEQNANQAALGIFYPNLIISGIIWPVECIPYPLRYLSLVLPQTYASEALRCIMYRGWGLTHMMVWRGFAVTLGWNTFFLILATVILKLRT; translated from the exons ATGAAGGCTGATTTAGAGGCTCCTCCGTGCCCAGAACCGGAGGGACTGGCGATCCGGTGTCGAGACGTGTGCCGGTCCTACGGCAAGCTGAAGGTCCTCAGCAACCTCAACCTGACTGTGCCACAGGGACACAT ttatggTCTGCTGGGTCCCAGTGGATGTGGGAAGACAACACTGttgaaatgcattgtgggaaCTCTGAAGATCTCATGGGGTCACATCAGTGTGCTGGGGAAGCCGCCTGCATTTCCTGGTCATGAGGTTCCAGGCAGGATGGTGGGCTACATGCCGCAG GATCTGGCGTTATACAACGAGTTCACCATCAGCGACACCCTGACCTTCTTCGGCCGTATCCATGGCCTGACGTCAAAGGACACCCAGGCGCGCATGAACTTCCTCATCGACTTCCTGGATCTACCTCAGAAGCACAGCCTGGTCCGAAATCTCAG TGGGGGTCAGAGACGGAGGGTGTCACTCGGTGCAGCTCTGCTTCAAAATCCAGAGCTACTCATTTTGGATGAGCCAACAGTTGGAGTGGACCCTGTGCTCAGGGCtaa gatcTGGCAGCATCTGGTCGAGATTGTGAAGACAGGAAAAGTCTCTGTCATCATCACCACGCATTACATAGAGGAGGCCAGACAAGCCAATGTG gttgGTCTCATGCGAAATGGCCGCCTGCTGGCAGAAGGGCCTCCAGAAGCAGTGATGAAGCAGCACAGTGCATCA ACCCTGGAGCATGCCTTCCTGCAGCTGTGTGAGACGTCAGACCAGGTGGGCTCAACTCCGCAGAGCAGGGTCCTAGAGGACAGCCAATCGTTTGAGAGCGGGCGGGACGAGAGTCGGCCAATTCTTGGAGTTGGACTAGAGTCTACAGACGAAATACCCAAATATTCAG ttgaCTGGAAGGTGCGAGTCAGGCATGTGCTGCCAAAGTGGAGGAACATTGCAGCCCTGATGATCAAAACCATGGTGCGGATGAAGAGAATGCCagg GTCATTGTGTTTCCAGTTCTTGTTGCCCGTCATCCAGATCTCTCTGATGTGTCTGTGCATCGGAGGAGACCCCAAGGGGATCCAGGTTGCCGTGGTGAACAACGagacctccccctcctcttacAGCTACTCCCTGCTCTCCTTCCTGGACAATTCCAGTGTGGAACAG GTGCCCTTGTCCCATGCAGAGGCTTTTACTGGGATCTATAACGGAGAGTACTGGGGTGTCATTGGCTTCAGCAAGAACTTCACGAGCTACCTGACAAAGAG GATGCTCCAGCACCAGGTTTCCAGAGACGTGGTCGATGGAGGATCAGTGCACGTCTGGCTGGACCTGACTA ATCGACAAATTGCCATTATGctccagaaaaaaatacacgAGGCCTTTGAG GCTTTTGTTGACAATAAGTTGGGTAGTATGGCCTACCTGGTGGCCCTGCctataaag TTTGAAGAGCCAGTCTATGGCAGCCAAAACACAGACTTCACTACGTTTGTGACACCGGGAGCTGTTCTCAG TATCACCTTCTACCTGGCGGTCGGTCTGACGGCTCTCTCCTTTGTCCTGGAGCGCAAGGAGGGTCTTTTGGACAGATGCTGGGTCGCAG GTGTGAGCTCTCTGGAGACCATGCTGGCCCACCTCTTCTCTCAGCTGTTTGTCATCAGCGTTCAAatcatcctgctgctcctcttcatcctgCTCGTCTTCAAG ATCCCTAATGAAGGCTCCATAGTGCTGGTTGTAGCTCTGATTGTGCTGCAGGGTGTCACCGGCATCTCCTTTGGCCTCGTCATCTCCGCTGCCATCGATGACGAGCAGAACGCTAATCAGGCCGCCTTGGGCATCTTCTATCCCAACCTCATCATCAGCG GTATTATCTGGCCTGTGGAGTGTATCCCGTATCCTCTCCGCTACCTCAGCCTGGTGCTCCCTCAGACGTACGCCTCCGAAGCCCTTCGCTGTATCATGTACAGAG GTTGGGGTCTGACCCACATGATGGTGTGGCGAGGATTTGCGGTCACCCTGGGCTGGAACACCTTCTTCCTCATCCTGGCCACCGTCATCCTCAAGCTGAGAACGTGA